AAGTGAAGTCGCAATAGCATCCAGAGCCGCTGCGAGAAGCTCAAAAATACCGCTTTCATCATGGCCATATATATTGGCGACGAACCCGTCTAGGAACCGTGATATGCCGCTGCATCCATACAAAGAGCAAGAGCAGTTGCACATATCTTGATAAGGGTCGAAGAGTAAGCTTCTCATGAGCTCAAGGCACTGGCCATTTAGTTGCCACAAGTCCATGGCAAAGTTGGTATTTTGGGTAAAGTTGTACGAGGCAAGGCCGAGATCATAGCATATATAAAAGACAGCTGGACAGCCATTGCGGATGTGGTGCGGATCTGCCCCTCTGCTAATGAGCCATTGTGCTTTTTGTAATATAGCAGATGGGCCATCTATATGGTCGTACTTGTCCTTCAGCCCCATCAGGCAGGTAAACCCGTTATGATCTCTTCCATTTGTATCGCGAAAGCCAGCCTTCCACAGAAGATCCATCAAGGTCAAATTACACCCTGTTTGGCGATAGACCAGCCAGGAGGTGGTATCTTCTGGGAAGCCAATGTCGACAGAGGCGGCCGTTAACAATCGAGATGCATCCACGGCTGTGCTGTCAAGGAGACAACCAGGCTGTATTATCAGCTGTGAAAGCTTTTTACTGGGCAAATGAGTCTCGGCCAAAAGCTGTAGCCACTGTCTGCGACTCGCGAGCTCCTGGACAGCGAGCCCTAAGATTTCTCGGTCATTGCTGCAGCTCACAATCTGTAGCCAGTTGCGATCTATGCCAAGGGTCTTTCTCGTAAGAAGGAGCCTGATGCTCTTGTTACACTTAGCCGCGAATGCCGCAGCCAAGGTCCTACACGACGGGACAAGTCCGCtgtcgagcagcagcgcaagGCCAACTGGCCACTGTACATAGTAATCCAATACGCCGGCCAGCTCAGCCCCATTCCTCAAGAGACACTCGAGGTCAGACTTTGATTGAGACAGTGCAGGACCAAGTTGTTCGGGAATTTCGCCGCCTAACAGACAGTTGAATTAGCGAGAATCGGGTCCCTACTCGCAGGGCTCAAACCTTCGAATCCAACTCTAGCGGCGACTCGTTGGACAACAAAAGCCGACATATCCCTAATCAGACGAGTGGGGACAGTGGTTACTTCGTTGTCGTAGAATTTTAGCTGTGTGCATTTGGAGACACCGACTGAGGTGATATACCCCCCGGCGCTGACCAGATCAGAGCAGATGTCGACTGAGCTCTGCTCCATGGGCATCCCTAGGCAGCATCCCCACATTCCCCGTATCAAGATGTCTATAGGAGTCTCGCCATTGTTGTTTACGATGCTTGGGGCCACCCCGTTGCCGACAAGGGTCTTGATAAGTCTGCGCCACTGAATGTTTAAATCTGGGCTCCAATACCTGGTTAGTTCGTGCCAGCGTGCTACAACCTTCATATTTGTTAGGGCGCATGGTACAATGAGATGGGTACTCCCTCAGCCTGGGGGTATGAATGGGGATACGGCGTACATGTAAAATAGTGTCTCCGTTAGGCAGCGCATCCGTTGGGCAAGCGCTGCCATCACGGAACATTTCCAATAAACCTTTCGCGGTGTCTTGTAGAGCATCATTGACTTTAGCGGACTCTTTGCGCGCCCACATCTCCCAAAGGACATGCGAATTATTGGACAGAAGTGCGAATGTTGGCGAATTGGCTGGTACGACCGCACGGAACCTGAGTCCGGGACTGATAGAAAGTCCACCTGCGCCGTGAGTTATTTCAAGGGAAACAGTGACACAGCATCTTAATAGCGAATTGCAGAAGGTGTGCTGGGCACAGAGAGATGCGAGCCTTTTGTCTGAAGTATGGCAACGACACCAATTCCTACCGGAATGTCTAGTTTGTCGTGCGGTGGGGACGGCATCGTGGTTATGCAGATATGTGCATCTACACCCTGTGACTCTCAGGTCCGGCGACATATTCAATGCGGATCGCTTGATG
This is a stretch of genomic DNA from Aspergillus puulaauensis MK2 DNA, chromosome 8, nearly complete sequence. It encodes these proteins:
- a CDS encoding uncharacterized protein (COG:S;~EggNog:ENOG410PYDX;~InterPro:IPR036770) is translated as MTDPLSVPGAAVGVISLGLAACQGLLAYYGPYKAFHEEIDNTLCRAKGLTKTLSVLKNILDDAENWDVTDGVESAQIAIEMIKNCEHRLRSLEKMLQKCRSVAPAQRIVKSKLCIDRILYPFRRDTLVALVEMLNGLQMNLDTSLHVLSYETTCINKKNVKMAISRSTAAASETSQVLDVVRDIQQRNSDFEGKLDSIESRLIRTETTIVQHQTHPIMTPGLLRMFLDSQGELDEDIKRSALNMSPDLRVTGCRCTYLHNHDAVPTARQTRHSGRNWCRCHTSDKRLASLCAQHTFCNSLLRCCVTVSLEITHGAGGLSISPGLRFRAVVPANSPTFALLSNNSHVLWEMWARKESAKVNDALQDTAKGLLEMFRDGSACPTDALPNGDTILHVVARWHELTRYWSPDLNIQWRRLIKTLVGNGVAPSIVNNNGETPIDILIRGMWGCCLGMPMEQSSVDICSDLVSAGGYITSVGVSKCTQLKFYDNEVTTVPTRLIRDMSAFVVQRVAARVGFEGGEIPEQLGPALSQSKSDLECLLRNGAELAGVLDYYVQWPVGLALLLDSGLVPSCRTLAAAFAAKCNKSIRLLLTRKTLGIDRNWLQIVSCSNDREILGLAVQELASRRQWLQLLAETHLPSKKLSQLIIQPGCLLDSTAVDASRLLTAASVDIGFPEDTTSWLVYRQTGCNLTLMDLLWKAGFRDTNGRDHNGFTCLMGLKDKYDHIDGPSAILQKAQWLISRGADPHHIRNGCPAVFYICYDLGLASYNFTQNTNFAMDLWQLNGQCLELMRSLLFDPYQDMCNCSCSLYGCSGISRFLDGFVANIYGHDESGIFELLAAALDAIATSLSPSCPGSIHDLMAPDVLSFITSHALHITHTCTCHGQCDGLPSDELTELLYVERNPHRMHESLMDEFLLEYSHQNESLPLYIRGYWSERIGQVLSPDEEEAGRLREMGVFLSDASNSDPLAN